The proteins below are encoded in one region of Scomber japonicus isolate fScoJap1 chromosome 2, fScoJap1.pri, whole genome shotgun sequence:
- the LOC128368419 gene encoding multidrug and toxin extrusion protein 1-like isoform X3 has translation MWPQVITGVVGNVLNALINYIFLYPLELGVPGSAAANSISQYSLALLLFIYIYWRGLHKATWGGWSIDCLHEWGDFVRLAIPSMFMICLEWWTLEIGEFLAGLISEVELGAQSIVYQLSSIAYMVPQGFTVAATVRVGNALGAGNVEQAKLSCKVPIICIFTVACVVGASLSISRNVIGYIFTTEQDILQRVGEVVPLLGFFHIAEATSVRNSSINILMHIISKAFLDIFLYTKCDLTKYPQGVAAGVLRGAGKPLFGALCNLVGFYIIGLPTGASLMFAANMGIVGLWTGLVICLTLRCIVFIIFFCKLDWKKAVEEALVRAGVQNAEEKEKELEQTDLNQKQASVTTTTSSCVSAEEGGTDLEEHDPDHSQLQSTTTTTTTTTVGDVLSVPQLVLRRGLALLVMVVILVAGIISSDLLVRLLKE, from the exons TGGATCTGCAGCAGCCAATTCTATCTCACAGTATTCGCTGGCTTTGTTATTATTCATTTACATCTACTGGAGGGGTCTGCACAAAGCCACTTGGGGAG GCTGGTCAATTGACTGTCTGCACGAATGGGGTGACTTTGTGAGACTGGCCATTCCCAGCATGTTCATGATTTGTCTGGAGTGGTGGACGCTCGAAATTGGAGAATTTCTGGCTGGTCTGATAAGCGAGGTTGAGCTGGGCGCTCAGTCCATAGTATACCAGCTGAGCAGTATAGCTTACATG GTCCCACAAGGATTCACAGTTGCTGCCACAGTACGCGTTGGGAATGCTCTTGGTGCAGGAAACGTAGAGCAGGCCAAGCTGTCCTGCAAAGTTCCCATCATATGTATAT TCACAGTCGCATGTGTTGTTGGAGCCAGTCTAAGCATCAGCAGAAATGTCATTGGATACATTTTCACCACAGAGCA AGACATTCTTCAGAGGGTTGGTGAGGTCGTGCCTCTATTAGGTTTCTTCCATATTGCCGAAGCCACTTCGGTAAGAAACAGCTCAATTAACATTTTGATGCACATAATCAGCAAAGCTTTTCTAGACATTTTCTTATATACAAAATGTGATTTGACTAAATACCCACAGGGAGTAGCTGCAGGTGTTCTTAGAGGAGCAGGGAAACCGTTGTTTGGTGCTCTGTGTAACCTGGTGGGATTCTACATCATTGGTTTACCTACTGGTGCGTCCCTGATGTTTGCAGCAAACATGGGCATTGTGG GGCTGTGGACAGGACTTGTCATTTGTCTGACACTGCGGTGTAttgtttttatcatatttttttgcaaACTTGACTGGAAAAAGGCAGTTGAAGAG GCTCTTGTGAGAGCAGGAGTCCAGAatgcagaagaaaaagagaaagagttgGAGCAAACAG ACTTGAATCAGAAGCAGGCCTCGGTCACCACAACTACATCCAGCTGTGTGAGTGCTGAGGAGGGGGGCACAGACCTAGAAGAACATGATCCAGACCACAGTCAACTACAatccactactactactactactactactactgtggGGGATGTGCTGTCAGTGCCACAGCTGGTTTTACGGCGTGGCCTGGCGTTGTTAGTCATGGTTGTCATTCTTGTCGCTGGAATCATAAGCAGCGACTTGCTGGTGAGGTTGTTAAAAGAATAA
- the LOC128369289 gene encoding multidrug and toxin extrusion protein 1-like isoform X1, translated as MDGSSKTVKEDSKHGEAAVHGPGETRGSWLKRVSGCIPQVYRNELVQLFKLAGPVVISQLMVFMISFVSTVFCGHLGKTELAGVSLSIAVVNVTGISIGTGLSLTCDTLISQTYGSGNMKRVGVILQRGILILLLGCFPCWAVLINTEPLLLAVKQSPEVASMSQLYVMIFMPALPAAFMYQLQGRYLQNQGIIWPQVITGAIGNIFNAIINYVFLYHLDLGVAGSAAANAISQYMLAVILFIYICARGLHKATWGGWSLDCLQEWGPFVQLAIPSMLMLCLEWWMFEVGGFLAGVTSEVELGAQSITYELAVVAYMFPLGFSAAASVRVGNALGAGNIEQAKLSCKVPIICAFIIACFVGAILSISRNVIGYIFTSEQDILQRVADVMLIFGFMHLADAVAGVTGGVLRGAGKQMIGALCNLVGYYFIGFPIGVSLMFAANMGIVGLWTGLTVCVLLQSIFFVTFVHKLDWKKAAEEARRRAGVHVKDEKETVRMENIDSNHNQPQVSATASSCESAEEDHTYEDVHSAQQSKTATTVGDVLSVTQLVLRRGLTLLVMVVILVAGIVINPFLTRLLK; from the exons ATGGACGGTtccagtaaaacagtaaaagaggATTCAAAACACGGTGAAGCTGCTGTTCACGGCCCCGGTGAAACGCGAGGCTCATGGCTGAAGCGCGTGTCAGGCTGTATCCCGCAGGTCTACCGCAATGAGCTGGTACAACTTTTCAAACTAGCGGGACCAGTG GTCATTTCCCAGTTGATGGTCTTCATGATCAGTTTCGTCAGCACAGTGTTTTGTGGTCACTTGGGGAAAACAGAACTTGCAGGAGTATCATTATCAATTGCG GTGGTTAACGTCACCGGTATTTCCATTGGCACTGGTTTGTCGTTAACTTGCGATACCCTCATATCTCAG ACGTATGGGAGCGGTAACATGAAGCGTGTGGGTGTGATTCTCCAGAGGGGGATTCTTATACTCCTGCTGGGCTGTTTCCCCTGCTGGGCCGTCCTCATCAACACTGAACCTCTCCTACTTGCTGTCAAACAGAGCCCAGAGGTCGCCAG TATGTCCCAGCTGTATGTGATGATCTTCATGCCTGCTCTGCCA GCTGCTTTTATGTACCAGCTGCAAGGGAGGTATCTTCAAAATCAG GGAATTATATGGCCTCAAGTAATAACTGGAGCTATTGGAAATATCTTCAATGCAATCATCAACTACGTCTTTCTCTATCATCTGGATTTGGGGGTCGC TGGGTCTGCAGCAGCCAATGCCATCTCACAGTATATGCTGGCTGTGATCCTCTTCATCTACATCTGTGCAAGGGGCCTGCACAAGGCCACATGGGGAG GTTGGTCACTGGACTGTCTGCAGGAGTGGGGACCCTTCGTCCAGCTTGCCATCCCCAGCATGCTCATGCTCTGTCTGGAGTGGTGGATGTTTGAGGTGGGAGGATTCCTGGCTGGTGTAACCAGTGAGGTAGAGCTGGGAGCTCAGTCCATAACATACGAGCTGGCAGTGGTAGCCTACATG TTCCCACTTGGATTCTCTGCTGCTGCCAGTGTACGGGTCGGGAACGCTCTTGGTGCAGGAAACATAGAGCAGGCCAAGTTGTCCTGCAAAGTTCCCATCATATGTGCAT TCATCATTGCATGTTTTGTTGGGGCGATTCTCAGCATCAGCAGAAATGTAATTGGATACATTTTCACCTCAGAGCA AGACATTTTACAGAGGGTCGCTGACGTCATGCTGATATTTGGCTTCATGCATCTTGCTGATGCCGTTGCG GGAGTGACTGGAGGTGTTCTCAGAGGAGCAGGAAAACAGATGATTGGTGCTCTGTGTAATTTGGTGGGATATTATTTCATTGGTTTCCCTATTGGTGTGTCTCTAATGTTCGCAGCAAACATGGGCATTGTAG GTCTTTGGACAGGACTTACCGTTTGTGTATTACTGCAGTCCATTTTCTTTGTGACATTTGTACACAAACTTGATTGGAAAAAGGCTGCTGAAGAG GCTCGTCGGAGAGCCGGAGTCCACGTCAAAGATGAAAAAGAGACGGTCAGGATGGAAAACATAG ACTCAAATCACAACCAGCCCCAGGTCAGTGCTACTGCCTCCAGTTGTGAGAGTGCTGAGGAGGACCACACATACGAGGATGTGCATAGTGCACAACAGAGTAAAACTGCTACTACAGTAGGAGATGTTCTCTCAGTAACACAGCTGGTTTTGCGGCGAGGTCTGACATTGCTGGTCATGGTCGTCATCCTTGTGGCTGGAATCGTCATCAATCCCTTCCTCACCAGGCTGTTGAAATGA
- the LOC128369289 gene encoding multidrug and toxin extrusion protein 1-like isoform X2 — MDGSSKTVKEDSKHGEAAVHGPGETRGSWLKRVSGCIPQVYRNELVQLFKLAGPVTYGSGNMKRVGVILQRGILILLLGCFPCWAVLINTEPLLLAVKQSPEVASMSQLYVMIFMPALPAAFMYQLQGRYLQNQGIIWPQVITGAIGNIFNAIINYVFLYHLDLGVAGSAAANAISQYMLAVILFIYICARGLHKATWGGWSLDCLQEWGPFVQLAIPSMLMLCLEWWMFEVGGFLAGVTSEVELGAQSITYELAVVAYMFPLGFSAAASVRVGNALGAGNIEQAKLSCKVPIICAFIIACFVGAILSISRNVIGYIFTSEQDILQRVADVMLIFGFMHLADAVAGVTGGVLRGAGKQMIGALCNLVGYYFIGFPIGVSLMFAANMGIVGLWTGLTVCVLLQSIFFVTFVHKLDWKKAAEEARRRAGVHVKDEKETVRMENIDSNHNQPQVSATASSCESAEEDHTYEDVHSAQQSKTATTVGDVLSVTQLVLRRGLTLLVMVVILVAGIVINPFLTRLLK, encoded by the exons ATGGACGGTtccagtaaaacagtaaaagaggATTCAAAACACGGTGAAGCTGCTGTTCACGGCCCCGGTGAAACGCGAGGCTCATGGCTGAAGCGCGTGTCAGGCTGTATCCCGCAGGTCTACCGCAATGAGCTGGTACAACTTTTCAAACTAGCGGGACCAGTG ACGTATGGGAGCGGTAACATGAAGCGTGTGGGTGTGATTCTCCAGAGGGGGATTCTTATACTCCTGCTGGGCTGTTTCCCCTGCTGGGCCGTCCTCATCAACACTGAACCTCTCCTACTTGCTGTCAAACAGAGCCCAGAGGTCGCCAG TATGTCCCAGCTGTATGTGATGATCTTCATGCCTGCTCTGCCA GCTGCTTTTATGTACCAGCTGCAAGGGAGGTATCTTCAAAATCAG GGAATTATATGGCCTCAAGTAATAACTGGAGCTATTGGAAATATCTTCAATGCAATCATCAACTACGTCTTTCTCTATCATCTGGATTTGGGGGTCGC TGGGTCTGCAGCAGCCAATGCCATCTCACAGTATATGCTGGCTGTGATCCTCTTCATCTACATCTGTGCAAGGGGCCTGCACAAGGCCACATGGGGAG GTTGGTCACTGGACTGTCTGCAGGAGTGGGGACCCTTCGTCCAGCTTGCCATCCCCAGCATGCTCATGCTCTGTCTGGAGTGGTGGATGTTTGAGGTGGGAGGATTCCTGGCTGGTGTAACCAGTGAGGTAGAGCTGGGAGCTCAGTCCATAACATACGAGCTGGCAGTGGTAGCCTACATG TTCCCACTTGGATTCTCTGCTGCTGCCAGTGTACGGGTCGGGAACGCTCTTGGTGCAGGAAACATAGAGCAGGCCAAGTTGTCCTGCAAAGTTCCCATCATATGTGCAT TCATCATTGCATGTTTTGTTGGGGCGATTCTCAGCATCAGCAGAAATGTAATTGGATACATTTTCACCTCAGAGCA AGACATTTTACAGAGGGTCGCTGACGTCATGCTGATATTTGGCTTCATGCATCTTGCTGATGCCGTTGCG GGAGTGACTGGAGGTGTTCTCAGAGGAGCAGGAAAACAGATGATTGGTGCTCTGTGTAATTTGGTGGGATATTATTTCATTGGTTTCCCTATTGGTGTGTCTCTAATGTTCGCAGCAAACATGGGCATTGTAG GTCTTTGGACAGGACTTACCGTTTGTGTATTACTGCAGTCCATTTTCTTTGTGACATTTGTACACAAACTTGATTGGAAAAAGGCTGCTGAAGAG GCTCGTCGGAGAGCCGGAGTCCACGTCAAAGATGAAAAAGAGACGGTCAGGATGGAAAACATAG ACTCAAATCACAACCAGCCCCAGGTCAGTGCTACTGCCTCCAGTTGTGAGAGTGCTGAGGAGGACCACACATACGAGGATGTGCATAGTGCACAACAGAGTAAAACTGCTACTACAGTAGGAGATGTTCTCTCAGTAACACAGCTGGTTTTGCGGCGAGGTCTGACATTGCTGGTCATGGTCGTCATCCTTGTGGCTGGAATCGTCATCAATCCCTTCCTCACCAGGCTGTTGAAATGA